Genomic DNA from endosymbiont of Galathealinum brachiosum:
GTCGTGAATTAGGTGTAACACGTGAACGTGTACGTCAGATTCAGATGGATGCACTGCGTCATTTACGCAAAATTCTGGAAAGCCATGGTTTCTCAGAAGAGTTATTGCTTAATGATTAATATCGAATAACTAATAACTATAATCGTTGTATTATTAGGGAGGCTTTTAGCCTCCCTTTTTTATGGGGGTTATCTTAATAATTTTAAGAGTTAGCTAAACTCTATAATATTATTCCAGCTATAACCACTCTATCTTCAGACACCAGTACATTATAGGTTCTGCAGCATGCACCTGAATCCATAAACTCAACGCCTATTCCCAGCTCAATGGCAGTGGCATAACTAGAGGGGTGTGGAAACGTCAGTGATTTACCTGTGCCGATTAAAATAACTTCGGGTTTATGTTGAACTAACTCCTGCCAGTTCTCAGGAGTCAGTTCATCTATATGTTTAATTCCCCAGTCAGCAATGAGCAGGTTGTTGCCAACAATCAGGCTGTTACTGTAAGTCTGGCTGTTAACATCAATTGTATTTTCGGTAAATGAACGAATGACATTGGTACCAATAGCATAATCTTCGCTAAATTTCATTTTTGCCTTTTACTCTTTAATGTCTGTTAATTGATTATACCACCCACATATATCTTACGGGTGTGGAATCTAAAAGCGTTTCCCTATATTATCCATTGCAATTATAGAAACATTACAAGCCAGCATGATCTGGCAGCGGAGTAAAAATACATGCAAGCCGTCAAAATTGGTTTAATGGGCCTTGGAACTGTAGGTGGAGGCACTGCCACGGTTTTAATTAGAAACTGTGAAGAAATAGCACGTCGAGTAGGGCGTAAGCTGGAAGTCGTTCATGCAGCAGCGCGAGATATCGCTGATCAGACTATATTAGATGGTTCAAAAGTTAAGTTATCAGAAGATGCAGCCAGTGTTGTTAATGACCCTGATGTTGATATCGTTGTAGAACTAATAGGTGGTTATTCGCCTGCTAAAGAACTGGTGCTGCAGGCAATTGAAAATGGCAAACATGTTGTTACAGCAAATAAAGCACTTATTGCAATGCACGGCACTGAAATTTTCAAAGCAGCAGAAGCAAAAGGCGTTATTGTTGCATATGAGGCAGCCGTTGCAGGTGGCATTCCTATAATTAAAGCTATTCGTGAAGGTCTGGCCGGTAATAAAATTGAATGGCTTGCGGGTATCATTAATGGTACTGGTAATTTTATTCTGACTGAAATGCGTGATAAAGGCCGTGATTTTGATGATGTGCTTAAAGAGGCTCAGGCTTTAGGTTATGCGGAAGCTGATCCGACCTTTGATGTTGAAGGTATTGATGCTGCGCATAAGTTAACAATACTTGCATCGTTATCATTCGGTATACCTTTACAATTTGATAAAACGTTCACTGAAGGTATCAGCAAAATCACCCGTGAAGATGTTAATTTTGCAGAAGAGCTGGGTTATCGTATTAAACACCTTGGTATTGCACGTAAGACGGATAAAGGTATCGAGATGCGAGTTCATCCGACATTGATTCCTGAAAAACGTTTAATCGCAAATGTTGATGGTGTTATGAATGCTGTTCTGGTTAAAGCCGATGCGGTTGGTTCAACGCTTTATTATGGTGCAGGTGCAGGTGCAGAACCGACTGCGTCAGCTGTTGTTGCTGATCTAGTTGATGTTGCCAGAGCGATGGACTCAGATGTTAATGATCGTGTTGCGATGCTGGGTTTCCAGCCTGCATCTTTACAGGATACGGCAGTAGTATCAGCAGATGATTTTGAAACTTCTTATTATGTTCGTATGCTGGCAGATGATCGTCCTGGTGTACTTGCTGATGTTACTCGAATTTTTGCTGATAATGATATTTCAATTGAAGCGGTTATTCAGAAAGAACCGGATGAAGGACAGACGCGTGCCTGTTTAATCATGATGACATCATTAATTGTTGAGAAAAATATGTCGAAAGCACTGTCTAAAATTGAAGCGTTAGATTCGATTGAAGGTGATGTAGTTAAGATACGTTTAGAACATCTTAGCTAAAAATTTTATAAAATTAACTATGATTAAATCACTCCCTTTGCTTAAAGGGAGTATTAGTTAAAAAGTTAAGGAAACCTGTTAAGTATTTATAGGAATTTCTTTATCTTTAATATTTCGATTAATATCTAGAGAACCGAAACTTCTTTTTGGTTTGCAATGTATAACTTATTTTTAAATAATACTTAATACAACCCGGGATAAATCAAATGAAAATAAAAGCAGCTGTTGCATGGGAAGCGAAGAAACCCCTGTCTATTGAAATGATAGATATTGAAGGTCCTAAAGAAGATGAGGTTTTACTTAAAGTGATCGCATCCGGTGTTTGCCATACTGATGCTTTTACACTATCGGGAAATGACCCAGAAGGGGTTTTTCCTGTTGTTCTGGGACATGAGGGTGGTTGTGAGGTGGTTGAATGTGGCCCTGGTGTTAAAGACCTGAAACCCGGTGATCATGTAATTCCTTTGTATATACCCGAGTGTGGCGAATGTGAATATTGTCATTCACCAAAAACTAATTTATGTCAGTCAATCGCGTCAACTGTCTGGACAGGTTTTATGCCTGACGGAACACGACGTTTTTCTATGAATGGTAAACCCATCTATCACTACATGGGTTGTTCAACCTTTGCCGAATATACTGTGGTACCTGAAATTGCGCTTGCCAAAATTAATAAAGCTGCACCATTAGAAAAAGTCTGTTTATTGGGTTGCGGAGTAACGACAGGTATTGGTGCTGTGATAAATACGGCTAAGGTAGAGGCAGGTTCCACGGTCGCTATATTTGGTCTCGGTGGTATTGGTCTTTCCTGTATTCAGGGAGCGGTTATGGCTAAGGCAGAACGGATTATTGCAATAGATATTAATCCTGATAAATGGCCAATTGCTAAAGCACTGGGAGCGACTGATTTTATTAATCCGAATGAATTAAGTGGCAGTGTAACTGAAGCTATCGTTGAAATGACGAATGGTGGAGTAGATTATTCGTTTGAATGCATTGGTAATGTTCATGTAATGCGTGAAGCGCTTGAGTGTACGCATATGGGCTGGGGTGTTTCAACTGTGATTGGTGTGGCGGGTGCAGGGCAGGAAATTTCAACGCGACCATTTCAACTTGTAGTAGGGCGCACATGGAAAGGTTCTGCGTTTGGTGGTGTTAAAGGGCGTACTGAATTACCCGGTTATGTTGATCGTTATATGAGTGGTGAAATTGAGCTGGATAAAATGGTCACTCACAGTATGCCGTTAGAAGATATTAATCGTGCTTTTGATTTAATGCACAGTGGTGAAAGTATTCGTTCAGTTATTATCTTTTAGAGATTTATAAATGAAAAAAATTGAAAGTGTTAAAGAATTCGGTGGCTGGTTAAATCGTTATGAGCATCAGTCTGAAAGCTGTCATTGTAAAATGATTTTTTCAGTTTATTTACCGCCACAGGCAGAAACTGAAAAAGTACCGGTTGTATACTGGTTATCAGGTCTTACCTGTACAGATGATAATGTAAGAACAAAAGCAGGTGCACAGCGTTATGCAGCTGAGTTAGGTCTGGCTCTTGTTATGCCGGATACCAGCCCTCGTGGTGATGATGTTGCTGATGAAGCAGAGCGTTATGATCTGGGAAAAGGTGCCGGCTTTTATGTTAATGCGACTGAGTCTCCCTGGTGTGATCATTACCAGATGTATGATTATGTGACAAAAGAGCTACCTGCATTAATTGAAAAAAATTTACCCGTATTAAAAAATGTAAAATCTATTTCTGGTCATTCAATGGGTGGACATGGCGCTTTGATATGTGCGTTAAAAGAAAAAAATGCCTATCGTTCTGCGTCTGCTTTTTCACCTATCTGTCACCCTGTTAAATCTCCCTGGGGTGAAAACTGTTTCAGTGCTTATCTGGGTAAGGATAAAAATCTGTGGAAAACTTATGATGCTACAGAATTAGTAAAAGCAGGCGCTAACCTTATACCTGTGTTAATTGATCAGGGTACTGATGATGAGTTTCTTGCAGAGCAATTATTTCCTCAGGATTTACAGGCTGCATATGAAGAACAGAATGCTCAGATTACCTTACGAAAGCAGGAAGGTTACGATCACAGTTACCATTTCATCTCTACTTTTATTGGCGAACATCTTGCGTATCATGCAGAAGCTTTAAAAAAATAAAACTATTTTATTTTGTGAGTATTCCAGATGAAACGTTTAATATTTTGAATTCATATAGTTGTTAAATAAATCGCTCCAGTTATCGGGCATATCTATATTGTGTTCTTGCTGGAGTATCTCAATATATTCTTTTCGTGCAATCATTTTTGCACCCAGGCGCTCCAGGTGTTCTGTATATACCTGGGAATCAATTAATTTAAAACCGTTGTTGATTAAAAACTGACAAAGATGAACCAGTGCTATCTTGGATGCATTGCTTTCCCTGCTGAACATTGATTCTCCACAAAATATCTGTCCCGTGTGAATGCCATAAAGGCCACCAACCAGCTCATCACCACTCCAGCACTCAACGCAGTGTGCGTGTCCTGCATGATGCATGTCGATATAAGCCTGACGCATTTCATCTGTAATCCATGTGCCCGGTTGATCTTTGCGGGGCTGATTACCGCATAGTGAAATAACCTGCTCGAATTCTGTATCCATGCGGATTTCGAATTTATGATTACGTACGTTTTTAGCCAGACTACGACTTATTTTTATCTCTTCTGGAAATAAAACAAAACGTGGATCAGGGGACCACCATAAAAGAGGCTCTCCCGGGCTGTACCATGGAAAGATGCCGTTTTTGTATGCTCTTGTCAGTCGTTCTATCGAAAGATCGCCACCGGCCGCTAATAAACCCTGTGGTTCATCCAGTGTTGTTTCTACATCAGGGAAGTTCGCAGATGATTTGGGGTCTAACCATTGTAATGAGATCATCTGTAAAGTTTAAGAGAACTGCTACAATCAGACAATAACTATATTAATTCAGGTAAGTTAAATGCAGGAAAAATCTCTGGCAGAACTCTATGTTCTTATGGTGGAGCCATCTAAATCACAGGCTAAATTTATACATCGTGAATTGAAAGCTGCGGGTATTACTCATTTTGATATTGCAATTGATGGTACGTCAGCAATGGAAACTATGTCTCAATTTAAACCTGATCTAGTTATAAGTGCTATGTATTTACCAGATATGACAGCAACAGAGCTGGTTCATAGTATGCGTGAAGATAAATATCTCACTGATGTATCATTTATGCTGATATCCAGTGAAACCGGTTTTGATTCTATTGATCCAATAAGGCAGGCTGGCGTTACCGGTATTTTACCCAAGCCATTTAGCTCTGATCAGTTAAAAAGAGGATTATATAATACACTGGATATTCTTATTCCTGATGAACTGGATCTGGGAGAGTTTAATGCTGAAGACCTAAAAGTATTGATTGTAGATGATAGTACGATGGCCAGAAATCATATTAAACGAGTTCTAAAAGGTCTGGGTATAGCAAATTTTACAGAAGCAGATGATGGTGCGAATGCAGTGCCTTTACTTGAAGAACATTTTTTTGATTTTGTTGTTACGGATTACAATATGCCCAAAATGGATGGTAAGGAATTATTAAGTCACATTAGGAGTAGTAGTAATCAACGATCAATACCGGTTTTAATGGTTACATCTGAAGGTAATCAGGGGAATTTAGCCGCTGTCGAACAGGCGGGTGTATCAGGCATATGTGATAAACCGTTTGAAAGTGATACGGTTAGGGCTTTGATACAGAGAATGATGGCCGATGTTTAAGGCATAGCCGTAAGTCTGAAGTCATTAGTCTTAATTCAATAGTAGGCTTCAGCTATTAACCTGATAAATAGTCATGTTTCTGTTTTATCAAAACTAGATGTAGACTACAAGCCAGCAGTATCTCTACAGATCAGTTTAAAGGGCTTACGACTAAAGACTTCTGACTTACGACTATCTTTAATATACAATTCTCCTCGTTATTAAAAACCAGACTTAATTCAAAATAATGCGCAAACACATCGAGACATCCAGCCGTTGGCTTATTTCACATAAAGACTGGAAAGCAAATCTGGTGTTTATGCTGGGTGGTGCCGCTGTTGGTCTGGTTGCTGTCTTCATGGCGGTATCAAGTGACTGGGCTAATCATACTTTTTTTCACATGGTTGAAAAAAACAGTTATTTTCCTTTTATTGTTTCACCTCTCGGTTTGATTTTAATTGTTTATCTCACGCGAAAATATTTTCCCGGTGCAGAGGGAAGTGGTATACCTCAGGTTGTTGCAACACTTGAACTTGGTCACGAGAAAGAGCGCAGTGTTTTATTAACCATGCGCATTGCATTTGGCAAAGTCATGTTATGTATACTTGGTTTATTAAGTGGTGCCTCAATTGGTCGGGAAGGACCGACAGTTCATGTTGGTGCGGCTATTATGTTTTCTTTAAGACGCTTCGTTCGTTTTCGAATGTATGATATGGAGAGGGTATTAATAATAGCAGGTGGAGCAGCGGGTGTTGCGGCTGCATTTAATACACCTTTAGCCGGTATTGTTTTTGCGATTGAAGAATTAAGCCGGTCATTTGAAGTGCGCACCCGGGGTTTAATGTTAGCGGGTGTAATGGTTGCAGCCATTGTTGCTATCGCAATTTTAGGTGATTACACTTATTTCGGCAGTACCAGTGCAACGATTGATCTAGAAAATGCAGTTATTCCTGTGCTTGTTTGTGGCATTGTTTGCGGCTTACTGGGTGGCGTATTTAGTTTAATGTTAATTCACGGTAGTCGCCTCGTGTCTCCATTTAGAAATCAGAACCCGTATGTTGTAGCCGGTTTATGTGGTTTAGCAATCGCTTTTATTGGTTTCTCTTCAGGGCATCTAACCTATGGAAGTGGTTACGAAGAAGCTAAATCTATAATGAATAATACCGGCGAAATAGGTGCTGAATATGGTTACTTAAAATTGCTGGCAACTTTTGTATCATATCTGAGTGGAATACCCGGTGGAATATTTGCACCATCGTTAGCAACAGGTGCAGGAATAGGTGTTCATATTTCGGAATGGTTGGTTAATTACCCGTATGGTGCAATTATTCTTTTTGCAATGGTAGGTTATTTTGCAGGTGTTGTTCAGGCACCAATAACTGCTTTTGTGATTGTAATGGAAATGACAGATCAGCATGAACTGATTATGCCGTTAATGGTAACTGCCTTCATTGCAACGGGAATTTCTAAATCAATATGTAAGACGCCAATTTATACAACATTGGCAGATAATTTTTTACCGGATGATAAAAAAATATTTGGTAAAAAAGAATAATCAGAGAATCGCTGGTTATTTAAATGGAGAAGCGGCTATTAGATCCTGCCCGTAACTTTCCATTGCACTGGCTTCCATCTGAAGATGTTGCTTTATGATTCTGCTGAATTCAGGATGAAATACCTGATGTGCTGACCAGGTTTTGACGGGTAAAAAACCACGTGAAATTTTATGCTCTCCCTGAGCGCCTGGTTCAAAAGTTTTCAGGCCATGTTTTATACAATACTCTATGCCTGTGTAATAACAGACTTCAAAATGTAAACTGTCATACTCATCGTAACATCCCCAGTGTCTTCCATATAAAGTGTCTTTGCCTTTTATGCAGATAGCCCCCGCAACAATATTGTTTTCATGATAAGCAAAAATAATGACTAGCGTGTCTGCAATGGATTTAAAGAAATCCAGACTAAGAGTAGGTGAGCCAGATTTTTTTGCAAAGGTTATCTGGTAAAAATAGTAAATTTTTTCCCATTCAGAATTATCAAGTTCTGTTCCATTAAGGGTTTTAATGATGATTCCCTGATCGGTTACTTTTCGTCTTTCCTGTTTTATATTTTTGCGTTTTTTCGATTTTAATGTACTTAAAAAATCATCAAAATCCTGATAATGACTGTTTTTCCAGTGGAACTGGTAATCAAACCTGTTCAGTTCTGTGTGTTGTAAAAGTATATTGAAATCATCCTCAAGGTTAAATAACCAGTGTGTGCCTGAATAATTGTTTTTTTCGGAAAAATTCAGAGCAAATTTTACCAGTGTGTTTTTTATTTCACTGTTGTTGTCTTTAGCCAGAATTCGAGGTCCCTGACAGGGGGAGTAGGGGATAGAAATGACCAGTTTGGGGTAGTAGTTAATTCCTGAGCGTTGATATGCATCAGCCCAGGCCCAGTCAAATACAAACTCACCATATGAGTTATGTTTCTCGTAAGCGGGCATTGCGCCTATTAGTTCATTGTCATCTGAATGAATTAGAAAATATTTTGGAAACCAGCCAAATTTTTCAAGGCACTGGCCTGTTTCAAATGCGAGAAGGAATTTGTGTTGAATGAAAGGGTTGTCATCACCGGCTAAGGCATTCCATTGATCTGCTGGTATGTCTTGAAGTGATTTAGCTATGCTGAGTTGCATGGGTGCATCCATCGTCAGCTAAAGCTAACTCCTACAGATAAGCTCTTTGTAGGCGTTAGCTTTGTTCGCGACTGATTTAATCTTCCAGTTCGTCCAGAAATTTCTCAGCATCTAATGCGGCCATGCATCCTGCGCCCGCAGATGTTACTGCCTGTTTGTAAATTTGATCTGCTACGTCACCTGCAGCAAAAATACCGGGAATAGATGTGGCTGTTGCGTTGCCTTTGTTTCCAGCATTAACAGTAATGTAACCGTTATCCATTTCTAACTGATCTGTAAAAATACTGGTATTAGGTTTGTGTCCAATAGCAATAAATACACCGGCTAAATCGATGTCTTTAGTGCTGTCATCTTTGGTGCTTTTAATTCGTATGCCGGTCACACCTGTCTTATCACCTAATACCTCATCAAGTGTGCTATCCCATGCAATGGTTACATTGCCATTTTCTGCACGTTCTTTTAAACGATCAGCAAGTATTTTTTCTGAGCGGAACTGGTCACGTCTGTGAACAATGGTTACATGGTCTGCTATATTGGCTAGATATAGTGCTTCTTCAACAGCGGTATTACCACCGCCTATTACGGCTACATTTTGGCCTTTATAGAAAAAACCATCACAGGTAGCACAAGCCGATACACCTTTGCCTTTAAATGCTTCTTCTGACTCCATACCTAAATACATTGCACTTGCGCCTGTAGCAATAACCAATGCATCACAGGTGTATTCAAATGAATCACCGGTTAATTTAAACGGACGTGAACTTAAGTCGGTCTTGTTTATGTGATCAAAAATAATTTCTGTGCCGAATCTTTCAGCGTGTGCTTTCATGCGCTCCATTAATTCCGGGCCCTGTACGCCTTCATTATCACCGGGCCAGTTATCCACTTCAGTTGTTGTGG
This window encodes:
- a CDS encoding homoserine dehydrogenase (catalyzes the formation of L-aspartate 4-semialdehyde from L-homoserine), with amino-acid sequence MQAVKIGLMGLGTVGGGTATVLIRNCEEIARRVGRKLEVVHAAARDIADQTILDGSKVKLSEDAASVVNDPDVDIVVELIGGYSPAKELVLQAIENGKHVVTANKALIAMHGTEIFKAAEAKGVIVAYEAAVAGGIPIIKAIREGLAGNKIEWLAGIINGTGNFILTEMRDKGRDFDDVLKEAQALGYAEADPTFDVEGIDAAHKLTILASLSFGIPLQFDKTFTEGISKITREDVNFAEELGYRIKHLGIARKTDKGIEMRVHPTLIPEKRLIANVDGVMNAVLVKADAVGSTLYYGAGAGAEPTASAVVADLVDVARAMDSDVNDRVAMLGFQPASLQDTAVVSADDFETSYYVRMLADDRPGVLADVTRIFADNDISIEAVIQKEPDEGQTRACLIMMTSLIVEKNMSKALSKIEALDSIEGDVVKIRLEHLS
- a CDS encoding S-(hydroxymethyl)glutathione dehydrogenase/class III alcohol dehydrogenase, with translation MKIKAAVAWEAKKPLSIEMIDIEGPKEDEVLLKVIASGVCHTDAFTLSGNDPEGVFPVVLGHEGGCEVVECGPGVKDLKPGDHVIPLYIPECGECEYCHSPKTNLCQSIASTVWTGFMPDGTRRFSMNGKPIYHYMGCSTFAEYTVVPEIALAKINKAAPLEKVCLLGCGVTTGIGAVINTAKVEAGSTVAIFGLGGIGLSCIQGAVMAKAERIIAIDINPDKWPIAKALGATDFINPNELSGSVTEAIVEMTNGGVDYSFECIGNVHVMREALECTHMGWGVSTVIGVAGAGQEISTRPFQLVVGRTWKGSAFGGVKGRTELPGYVDRYMSGEIELDKMVTHSMPLEDINRAFDLMHSGESIRSVIIF
- the fghA gene encoding S-formylglutathione hydrolase, whose amino-acid sequence is MKKIESVKEFGGWLNRYEHQSESCHCKMIFSVYLPPQAETEKVPVVYWLSGLTCTDDNVRTKAGAQRYAAELGLALVMPDTSPRGDDVADEAERYDLGKGAGFYVNATESPWCDHYQMYDYVTKELPALIEKNLPVLKNVKSISGHSMGGHGALICALKEKNAYRSASAFSPICHPVKSPWGENCFSAYLGKDKNLWKTYDATELVKAGANLIPVLIDQGTDDEFLAEQLFPQDLQAAYEEQNAQITLRKQEGYDHSYHFISTFIGEHLAYHAEALKK
- a CDS encoding leucyl/phenylalanyl-tRNA--protein transferase gives rise to the protein MISLQWLDPKSSANFPDVETTLDEPQGLLAAGGDLSIERLTRAYKNGIFPWYSPGEPLLWWSPDPRFVLFPEEIKISRSLAKNVRNHKFEIRMDTEFEQVISLCGNQPRKDQPGTWITDEMRQAYIDMHHAGHAHCVECWSGDELVGGLYGIHTGQIFCGESMFSRESNASKIALVHLCQFLINNGFKLIDSQVYTEHLERLGAKMIARKEYIEILQQEHNIDMPDNWSDLFNNYMNSKY
- a CDS encoding two-component system response regulator gives rise to the protein MQEKSLAELYVLMVEPSKSQAKFIHRELKAAGITHFDIAIDGTSAMETMSQFKPDLVISAMYLPDMTATELVHSMREDKYLTDVSFMLISSETGFDSIDPIRQAGVTGILPKPFSSDQLKRGLYNTLDILIPDELDLGEFNAEDLKVLIVDDSTMARNHIKRVLKGLGIANFTEADDGANAVPLLEEHFFDFVVTDYNMPKMDGKELLSHIRSSSNQRSIPVLMVTSEGNQGNLAAVEQAGVSGICDKPFESDTVRALIQRMMADV
- a CDS encoding chloride channel protein gives rise to the protein MRKHIETSSRWLISHKDWKANLVFMLGGAAVGLVAVFMAVSSDWANHTFFHMVEKNSYFPFIVSPLGLILIVYLTRKYFPGAEGSGIPQVVATLELGHEKERSVLLTMRIAFGKVMLCILGLLSGASIGREGPTVHVGAAIMFSLRRFVRFRMYDMERVLIIAGGAAGVAAAFNTPLAGIVFAIEELSRSFEVRTRGLMLAGVMVAAIVAIAILGDYTYFGSTSATIDLENAVIPVLVCGIVCGLLGGVFSLMLIHGSRLVSPFRNQNPYVVAGLCGLAIAFIGFSSGHLTYGSGYEEAKSIMNNTGEIGAEYGYLKLLATFVSYLSGIPGGIFAPSLATGAGIGVHISEWLVNYPYGAIILFAMVGYFAGVVQAPITAFVIVMEMTDQHELIMPLMVTAFIATGISKSICKTPIYTTLADNFLPDDKKIFGKKE
- a CDS encoding GNAT family N-acetyltransferase, with amino-acid sequence MDAPMQLSIAKSLQDIPADQWNALAGDDNPFIQHKFLLAFETGQCLEKFGWFPKYFLIHSDDNELIGAMPAYEKHNSYGEFVFDWAWADAYQRSGINYYPKLVISIPYSPCQGPRILAKDNNSEIKNTLVKFALNFSEKNNYSGTHWLFNLEDDFNILLQHTELNRFDYQFHWKNSHYQDFDDFLSTLKSKKRKNIKQERRKVTDQGIIIKTLNGTELDNSEWEKIYYFYQITFAKKSGSPTLSLDFFKSIADTLVIIFAYHENNIVAGAICIKGKDTLYGRHWGCYDEYDSLHFEVCYYTGIEYCIKHGLKTFEPGAQGEHKISRGFLPVKTWSAHQVFHPEFSRIIKQHLQMEASAMESYGQDLIAASPFK
- the trxB gene encoding thioredoxin-disulfide reductase, which produces MSETKHCKLLILGSGPAGYSAAVYAARANLDPVIVTGMEMGGQLTTTTEVDNWPGDNEGVQGPELMERMKAHAERFGTEIIFDHINKTDLSSRPFKLTGDSFEYTCDALVIATGASAMYLGMESEEAFKGKGVSACATCDGFFYKGQNVAVIGGGNTAVEEALYLANIADHVTIVHRRDQFRSEKILADRLKERAENGNVTIAWDSTLDEVLGDKTGVTGIRIKSTKDDSTKDIDLAGVFIAIGHKPNTSIFTDQLEMDNGYITVNAGNKGNATATSIPGIFAAGDVADQIYKQAVTSAGAGCMAALDAEKFLDELED